The genomic DNA GACTGGCAATGAAAATTATGTCAGGATTTTGCAGGAATGGGGTACACCTTTGTTACAGCAACTAATCTGGGACAGTGGTATAGAGCAATTTAGGGAAGCAGTTATTCGTTATTTAAGGGAGGAAAAAAGACCGTTACTGTTTATCAATTTAGCTGACGACTTGCAGCCTCTCTGCATTGCGTTACAAAAGCACTGTTTAGAACAATACCAAGGAGTGACAAGCCAGCCCCAGGAAGCAGAAACAATGAAGTCCCAGGAGCTGGGTAAAATCGGTCAGCAGTTACAATCGATCGGTCTAGCCTATAGCAAACACTTACAAGAGGAGCTAAATAAAGCTGTTGCTAGCGAGTTAAATACCAGCTACGAAAAAGATTACCGTGCACTGCAAGCGGCTATGGTGGCGCGTTTAGATGAGTTATTAGCTAACTTTTCTGTAGCCGATGTCCATCGCCGTGCCCAAGCTAGTCATCCCCGCAATTCCACTGTGCCTGTCATGGGTATTTTAGTGGAGGCTTTCTATTACTTAGCTAATGAACTAGAGGTAGTTTTGGTAGAGTATTCCCGCCGGGTTGTTGCTAACTTTTTTGACCAGTTAATTGATGCTGTTCAGAAACAGGACTATTACAAAGAAATTTATCGCTTGCTGGGTAATGACGGGGGTATAGAAGCAGAGCTAAGGCAGTTGCAACAGAGGGTAGAAATTGCTATTGAAAATGAGGCAAAGACGGAATGCGATCGGTACGTAAGAGAGCGACCAGAGATATATACAGCTACTGTATGGCAACTACGATCGGTTTTACAGCAGTCCTGTCGCAGTTTTGACTTCGATAGTATGATTGAGGCTGAACCAGCTATTAAGCAACTTCTAAAGATGGATTTTGAGCAGAAAGTTGGGGACACGATTAAAAGAACCTATAGGCAAACAATCAATCAAACCCTCAATGATCACATCCTTAAGCATGCCCAAGAGTACCCCCACCAAATACTAAATTATTACGATCGGGCTAGGAGTTATTTAGAACAGACCCTGGATAAAGAAGTTCAAGAAAAACTAGAGGCTAATCGTAAGTTACAACAGGAAATACTAGCAAAGGTTGACACTTACAATGCAGCGGTGAGTGGGATAAATGCCTGCCTACAAGCCCTGCAACTCGATCGGAAACAGCTACCACTAATTTCTCTAGATGAGTTTGAGTCCACTGAAACTTCTACGGGAGGTGAGGAATGAATCTACAGCCTACAGATTTGGTGCGCTTCAAACTCTTGGATCAGTCTGTGAATATCAATCTGCCGAATTTTAACAAACAAGACTACAATAGGAGCATAAGCAGAATGCTAAGTGATGAAATTGATACTATCTTTGAGTTTAAGAAAATGTCTAAACGAATTATTGAATATTATTTGCCTGATGACTTCCGAGAGTATGTCATGGGTTTAGGTTTAGTGTGTGAAGTTTTGCGGATTGGAGATCCGGGGTGGCGGCAAGGGAAGATTAAAGCAAAAGTAGTAATTGAATTTGAACCTGATGAACCAGATTCTCCTCTAGAAGATATTCGCCAGTCTCTATGACCGGAGTTATTGGAGGAACTGTAAGATACATGTTAAAATAACGGAGACCCAGTCAGAGGTGTAGCATGGAAGGATTAGAACCACAAGCTCTGATTCGTTTAGTAAATCCAGAAGAATACGGTGAAGTCGGGAAAGAAAACTACTTGAATATGGTGAATCAAATTGATTATTACTGGCAAAGTTACATATTTGAAGGAAAATCCATAACTTGGAAGATTTGGAACACAATTAATTACAATAAGTATTTAATTATAAAGGAGCTAGGAATTTGCTGCGAAAAATTGATTCCAGGAGATCCACGGGGCTGGGTCAGAGGTAAGATTAAGATCAATATGTGGTTTGAACCTGATGAACCTGAATCTCCCCTAGATGAGTTGCGTGATTCCCTATGACCCCTAGAGTGCCTATTCCTGAGGCAGTGAGGCAATATGTTTTCCAAAGAGATAACTATCGCTGTTGCAGTTGTGGTGCAACTAAAGATTTAACTATCGACCACATCATTCCTCTAGCTAAAGGTGGCACTAATGACATAAGTAATTTACAAACTCTCTGTCTCAGCTGTAATGCTCGTAAAAACGATCGGTATGACCCACGGTTTCGGCGCTACTGGACAGAATATTAGTTATGCTTAACCGCCCTGTAGTAGCTATTGCCCTGGGCGCGATCAGTGGTTCCCTCTGTCGTTATTACCTGCTGAAAACGATCGGGCATGTGCCCTGGAATACCCTAATTGTTAACACCACTGGCTGCTTTTGTCTGGGACTACTAGTGCCTCTTACTATGGGGCGTTTGGATTTAAGATTGACCCTCATCCCTGGTTTTCTTGGCTCCTATACAACCTTTTCTAGCTATGAATTGGACAGTGTCAAATTGTTATTGGCACGGGATTTTTCCCAAGATTTACTCTACTGGGGAGGGAGCTTGATACTGGGCTACCTGAGCTTGCACCAGGGGTTCAATCTAGGCAACTATATCCGCAACAAACTGCAAAAACAAATTGATGACAACTAACGAATTTTTACCCCTTTGGGTGGTTATAGGAGCAATTCCTGGTGCCTTGAGTCGTTACTATCTCACTCTATTTGTAGCAGAAAAGGTAAATTTTGATTTTCCCCTAGGTACTCTTTTAATTAATATTTCTGGTGCATTCCTGATGGGCTTTCTTGCCCCTCTCCTGCCTTCTCTACCAACCAACCAGTGGTTAAACGAAATAACGATTGCGGGCTTTGTCGGCTCCTACACTACCTTTTCCACCTATATCCTTGACCTTTTTTACCTCAGCCAAACTGGCAAGTGGCGAAAAGTTTTCCTCTATGGACTAGGCACACCCTTGGGAGGACTGCTAAGTGTGGAGTTGGGCATCGCCCTAGCTCAACTTCTCTCATAAGTAAACCTGAACACACTCATAAGAAACATTGAGGGTACCTGATATTTACAACTTCATAGACTGCATTATATGCTTAGCTTAGCCTGAATAGATGGAAGTCTATAAGGATTGGGCGCAAATTCATAACTGAAGGGAGTTGAGTGTTATGTCGAGCACTTCGCGTAGGCGATTTATTGGCACTTTTGCTACCACAGCGATCGGGTCAATCTTGTTGAAGGGTTGTCCGGGGAATCCGCCTACCACCAATGCTCCTACTGCTACGCCTACAACAACAGCAGCAGGGGGAGGTCCAGTTGGTGAACCACCGGAGACTACTAAGATTAAGTTGGGGTACATTCCTATTTTGGAGGCAGCCCCTCTGATCATTGCCCAGGAAAAGGGTTTCTTTGCCAAGCATGGCATGACGGAAGTGGAAGTGGCTAAGCAAGCCAGTTGGGCAGCGGCGCGGGATAATGTCGTTCTCGGTTCTGCGGGGGGCGGGATCGATGGTGGTCAGTGGCAGATACCTATGCCCCATTTGATCACTGAGGGGATTATCACTAATGGCAACAAAGTACCGATGTATGTCCTGTTGCAGACCAGTACCCAAGGAAATGGAATTGCCGTAGCGGGTATCCACAAAGGGAAGGGGCTAAACCTAGATGTCAGTAAGGCGGCAGATTATATCAAAGGCTATGCTAAAACTAATGGTCGTAAATTTAAGGCAGCCCATACGTTTCCCAACGCTAACCAAGAGATATGGATTCGTTATTGGTTTGCTGCAGGTGGTGTTGACCCCGATAAAGATATTGAGTTATTGACGGTACCAGCGGCAGAAACAGTACAGGGAATGCGCAATGGCACGATGGATGCCTTTAGTACAGGTGACCCCTGGCCCTACCGCATAGTTTCAGATAAGATTGGCTTCATGGCAGCTCTAACGGAACAAATCTGGGAATTCCATCCAGAGGAATATTTAGCCATCCGTGCTGACTGGGTGGACAAGCATCCTAAGGCTACCAAAGCCATTCTCAAAGCCGTGATGGAAGCACAACAATGGTTGGATGACCCTAACAATCGCCCAGAAGCTGTCCAAATTCTCGCAGCTAGGAATTTCTTCAATGTCCCCGCGGATGTGCTCACGCCACCTTTGCAAGGTAAGTATGACATGGGAGATGATCAACCAAAGATCGATGATTTCAAAGCGGGCCCACTTTTCTGGAAGGATGGGTTAGGTAGTGTTTCTTATCCCTACAAGAGCCATGAGTTATGGTTTTTGACAGAGACAATTAGATGGAATTTCCATGGTGGCAAGATCAAAGATTTTGCCATGGCGAAAGCCCTAATCGATCGGGTCAATCGCGCCGACTTGTGGGTAGAGGCAGCTAAGGAACTGGGAGTGACCGACATACCCACGAGTGATTCCAGGGGTGTAGAAAAACTCTTTGACGGTAAAGTTTTTGATCCCGCTGACCCTGAAGCCTACCTAAAAAGTCTAGCGATCAAAAGGGTATAGCCATGGGGCGGAGTAGAACCCAGGCGGAATTCTTCTACCTCGATCGCAAAAGTCGCAGGTTACGCCGATTGCCGTCTACAGATTTACCTATTTGTTCTTTCTTTCTGCCTTTAGTAGTTTTGTTGTGGAACTATTACGCTCAGCAGAATTTAGTCCCCCTAGCCCCTTGGCAAAGTTTGGAGTCGTTTTCTTTTTTGTATTAGTTTTATAGGAGTAAGTTATGGCAACAACACAGTATCGCGGTTCCGCCAATAATGGCAATTTTCTTGCTACTTTCTGGCGCAAAAACGCTGGTAATATTGTCCCCCCCATGGTTGGCATTCTTGGCTTTCTCATAGTTTGGCAGTTATTTTCTTCTTCTGGCTTAACCAGACTGCCTGGTCCCATCAATATCTGGCTAGATGAACGGGCTAGGACTCTGATTCTGTATCCTTTCTATGACCGCGGTGGCTTGGACAAGGGCTTAGCTTTACAAACACTGGCCAGTCTGACTAGAGTAGCGAAGGGGTATTCTCTGGCAGCGATCGTGGGCATCAGCATGGGAATTCTGGTTGGTCTGCAACCGTTAGTCAGCAAAGCCCTTGATCCTATCTTCCAGTTTTTACGCATGATTGCTCCGTTGGCGTGGGTACCGATCGCCCTTGTAGCTTTGCAAAATAACCAACCGGCAGCAATTTTTGTTATCTTTATCACAGCAGTGTGGCCTATCCTAATCAATACCGCAGAGGGAGTGAGACAAATTCCCCAGGATTACATCAATGTTAAACGGGTGTTGAGACTGTCTAATTACAAGTTTTTCACCAAGATTCTCTTCCCTGCCGCTCTGCCCTATATCTTTACAGGACTGAGAATAGCGATCGGGTTAGCTTGGCTCGCGATTATTGCTGCTGAAATTGTGATGTCGGGGATTGTGGGCATTGGTTTCTTCATTTGGGATGCCTATCAGCAAAACTATGTCAGTGAGATCATTGTGGCAGTGATTTACATCGGGGCTGTGGGGTTAATCCTCGATCGGTTGGTGTCCTTCTTACAAAAATTGATTGTTCCAGAAAAATAGGAGATAAAAGATGGTGCAAACCTTGGTAAAAGCAGAAGGGATTGTTAAACGTTTTCCCCTCAGTGGTGGCAATGAGTATCTCGCCCTTAAAGGGATTGATTTGGAGATTAGGAGAGGTGAATTTATTTCCCTCATTGGGCACTCGGGCTGTGGTAAGTCCACTTTGCTGAACATGATAGCGGGTCTCGATCGTCCGTCCGAGGGTGTGGTTTTGCTGGAAGGTCAGACAGTGCGCAGTCCTGGACCGGACAAGATGGTGGTCTTCCAAAATTACTCCCTCTTGCCCTGGTTAACAGTGTGGGAAAACGTTGCTCTGGCAGTAGATGAAGTCCATGCGGGGTTGAGCAAGAAAGAAAAGGAAGAGATTATTCGCCATCACATTCAGTTAGTGGGTCTGGAGCATGCGGCAGATAAAATCCCTGCCCATCTATCAGGGGGAATGAAACAAAGAGTAGCGATCGCGCGGGCATTGGCAGTCCGACCGAAGTTGCTGTTACTCGATGAACCTTTTGGCGCTCTGGATGCCTTGACGAGGGGGAATTTGCAAGAACAACTCCTACGCATCTGTGAAGAGAACCAAATTACAGCCGTGATGGTCACCCACGACGTGGATGAAGCGGTGCTCCTCTCCGATCGGATTGTCATGCTCACCAATGGACCTGGGTCTAAAATTGGGCAGATTTTGGAAGTGGATATTCCCCGTCCCCGCAAGCGCTTGGAGGTAGTCAATCACCCCAGTTACTATGCCCTGCGCAGTGAAATGTTCTACTTCCTAAATCAACAAAAACGGGTGAAAAAACTCAATGCCCGCAGAGTAGCAGTATTATCGCGTCACGGACTGGAAAAGGTTAACCTGGAAATTGGCTTTGTGCCTCTTACTGCCTGTGCCCCTCTAGCCGTGGCGAAAGAAAAAGGCTTTTTTGCTAAACATGGCTTGGATGAGGTCAATCTAGTGCGAGAGACCAGTTGGCGGGGGATTGTCGATGGCATGGTGGAAGGCTACCTAGATGCGGCTCAGATGCCCTCTGGGATGCCAGCTTGGTTAACTTTGGGGGGAGCAGGGAAATTGACCCAAGTGGTTACAGCTCTGACTATGACGCGCAATGGCAATGCTATCACCCTGGGTAAATCCTTCTACGACCAAGGCATTTATTCCTTGCAGGAATTCCACACTTATCTGCAGGAGAACCCGCAAGTTCATCGCATGGGAGTTGTTCATCCTTCTTCCATGCACAATCTCTTACTTAGGTATTGGTTAGCTAGCGGCGGCATCGACCCCGATCGGGATGTGGTGTTGAAAAATATCCCCCCTGCTCAGATGATTGTGGATTTGAAAGCTGGCAGTATTGATGGCTTTTGTGTGGGCGAACCCTGGAATTTCCGTGCCACCATGGAAGGGATTGGCTTTGTTGTTGCCACTGACCTGGAGATTTGGAATGGTCACCCTGGCAAGGTTTTGGGAGTACGGGAGGAATGGGCAAAAGCTTATCCCAACACCCATATCGCCCTAGTGAAGGCACTCTTGGAAGCAGGCAAATATTGCGCTGACCCCAACAATGCCACCGAAATTGAACAAATCCTAGCCCGCCGCGAATATGTGGGTATGCCCAGCCAATACATTCACCTGAGTAATCCCAATCAAGCAGCTTGTAGTTTGGACAAACCCCTACGGCAATACGCCCACCATCAGTTTTTTGGCACTAGTGTCAATCGTCCTAGTCGTACAGAACAACTCTGGCACATAGCCCAGATGGCAAGGTGGGGAATTGTTCCCTTTCCCAGAAATTGGGTGGAAGTGATGGAGAAAATTTGCCGTGTGGATGTTTTTAGTACGGCTGCCAGGGAACTGGGGCTAGCAGACATTTCCTACAGTCGCGGTCCCATTCAACTATTCGATGGTTCTACTTTTACTACTGATGACCCCTTGAGTTATCTCAACAGCCTAGCAATCAAGCGTGATTTCACCATTGCTGAAATTCCCTTAACTGTGTAGTTATTCATGGCAGGAAGAAAAATGATGCAAACTGTAACTATGGATGTTGCTGCCCCCCCAGGCCTCGACCCCCAACAGTCTTTCGTCACCTTTACCGATGTCAGTAAAGTCTATCCCACCCCCAAAGGGGATTACGTGGTGTTGAAAGATATAAACCTATCCATCGCCCAGGGAGAATTCATCTGTGTCATTGGTCACTCTGGTTGTGGCAAATCAACTTTGTTGGGGATGGTCTCAGGCTTTGTGCAACCCACCACAGGGGAAGTGCGTGTAGAAGGAAAACGGGTGACCAAACCAGGTCCCGATCGGATGGTTGTGTTTCAAAACTATGCCCTGCTGCCCTGGTTGACAGTCTATGAAAATGTCTTTTTAGCCGTAGATGAAGTCTATAAAAACCGATCGTTAGTAGAAAAAGAAGAGATCGTTCGCCATCACCTAGCCATGGTGGGTCTGCTGGAGGCAATGGAGAAAAAGCCTAGCCAGATTTCTGGTGGTATGAAACAAAGGGTAGCAATTGCCCGTGCTCTCGCTATCCGTCCCCAGGTGCTGATTTTAGATGAACCCTTTGGTGCTCTTGATGCCATCACTAAAGAAGAGTTACAAGAGGAACTCCTGCAAATCTGGCAAGAACAGGACTGTACAGTGTTGATGATTACTCACGACATTGATGAAGCTCTGTTTCTCGCCGATCGCCTAGTAATGATGACCAACGGACCCGCTGCCACCATTGGGGAGATTGTCACTATTCCCTTTGCCCGTCCTCGCGATCGTACCCAAATTATGGAAGACCCCACCTACTACAGTTTGAGAAACTACATTTTGGACTTCCTATACAATCGCTTTGCCCATGCTGAATAGCCAGGTATAATAACAGACCTGACCAGCATCTTAAAGGGGGAAATGACCAGCAACTGGCAAGGACAGACCGCTGTTGTGGCCACCATGCACCACAAGGAAAAGGTAATTGCTCCGCTGCTAGCTGAAATCGGGATTCAATGCTGTACGATCGCCAATTTTGACACCGATCGGTTTGGCACCTTTACCCGCGACATCCCCCGCCCCCACAACCAGCTGGAAACCGCTAAATTAAAAGCCAGATCGGTTTTAGACCTCTGTGACCATCCCCTAGCGATTGCCAGTGAGGGCAGCTTTTTCCCCCACCCTGCTATTCCCCTGCTTGCCTGTAATCGGGAGGTAGTGGTACTCTACGATCGACGACAGGACATCTATATTTGGGCGGAAGAAGTTTCTACTAACACAAATTTTAATCACTGCCAGGCAAAAACTTGGCGAGAGGTGGAGGAATTTGCCGAAAAGGTAGGCTTTCCTGAGCATGGACTAGTGGTCATTGCCGATCGGATCACCAAAGGCATCACTGATTGGGAGGTATTGAAAAGAGTTGTTACTGAAGTTTGGCAGCAGCAGACAAAAGTACATATAGAAACTGATATGCGGGCGATGTTTAACCCTACGCGGATGCAGAATATTGCCCAAGCCACCGAAAAGCTAGTCCGCAAATTACAATCTCACTGCCCCGCCTGTAACTGCCCTGGTTTTGACGTTGTCGAACACCGTCCTGGTCTACCCTGTGCCTGGTGTGGCACACCTACCCAGCAAACTGCTGCCATTGTGTATGGCTGTCTTTCCTGTTCCTATACCAAGGAAGAAAGAGTCACCCCAGCTCAGGCTGACCCCCAATTTTGTCCGTTTTGTAATCCCTAGAGCAGGTCTACATTCCAGGTTGCCCTGTGCCCCCGTCTGGCATTATCTCCTACCAAACCAATGTTAGGAATGACCTGGTGTTTACGCCGTTCTTCTAGGAGAGCTAGCTCCCGCTCATTCACCCAGGCAATACAGTCTACAGGGCAAGTATCGATCGCTTCTTGAATCAAAGCCACGTTATCTCCCGTCTGGTTGATCACCCTTGCCCTGCCGTAGTCTTCTTCCAGAAAGAAGGTATTGCGCGCAACGTAGGCACAGTGACCACAGCCAATACAGGTGGACTCATCGACATAGACGTATTTTTGCCGCAGAGCACCACCCAGTTCTGGTTCAAAGCCCGTTCTATCCATGCCAGCGTTGCAGGACTACCCGCACTGCCCCCGTTTCCAGGTTCTGTTGTTCCGTCAGAGTAAACCCTTGCTTGAGGGCTTCGCTTTTCACAGTTTGCAGAGCGTAGCGCTGGGTAACTTTTTGCAGGAAACTTTCCACTGTCCAAGGCTGTTGCCAATACTGCAGGTCAGCAACCAAGGCATATTCCTTGCCGTTCCAGCGAAAGCCAATATCATAACCGTTTGCCTGGGGAATGACGACTTCCGCCCGATCGGTCGTACCTTGATAGCCGCGCACTGTCTCCCCTTGCTTCCATTGGATGCCTAGGTCAGTGAGGGCTTGCTGTAGCGGTTCTAAGTGACGAATCTGCGTCTTAATGTGTGTGAAGTGGGACATAGGCAATTTCCTGTCTTGCTACCATTGACTAACTGTTTGCACTTCTGTTAAGGTGACTTGCTGGGCAAAATGCTCAGACGTTAACTCTCTGGCGATAACAGACCCTAGCTTCTCCTCGATGGCAGCGGTGACCGCCTCGCAGGTAGAGCCAACAATGCCTGTTACCCTCTCTTCCACCCTGCCGTCAGGATGAATAATGAATTCCAGAGTCTCCATGTTCTAGTAAGTGCTCAATTACTTAGTAGTTTCTCTTAATAATCCCTGTGCCGTCAAGAAATTTACAAATCTTAGTAATTTGCCCTAAGCATTGATACAGCTCTATTTTTGCCTGTGGGATAACTCTAGGTTAGTCTAAGGGAAGAGCGATAGAATGGGTGGTGAGGTTGTCTGGTTGCCATGAAAATTACCATTTACGATACAACTTTGCGGGATGGGGCGCAGACGGAGGGGTTAGCTCTGTCGGTGGAAGACAAGTTAAAAATTGCTCGTCTCCTCGATCGCTTAGGGGTTGATTTTATTGAGGGGGGGTGGCCTGGGGCTAATCCCAAGGATGAGGAGTTTTTCCAGCGTTTGCGGGGGGAGGGGTTACGCCACAGTCGGCTGGTCGCTTTTTGTGCTACCCGTAGGGCCGGTGGCCAAGCTAGCAGTGACCCCATGTTTGTCCCTATTTTGGCAGCTCAGACGGAGTGGATAACGATTTTTGGCAAGTCTTGGGATTTACATGTGACGGAGGGGTTGCGCACCACCCTGGAAGAAAATTTAGCAATGATTGGGGACACGATCGGTTTTTTGCGCAGTCAGGGACGCAGGGTGATTTACGATGCGGAACATTGGTTTGATGGCTACAAACGCAATCCCGACTATGCCCTGGCAACTTTGAAAACGGCGGCGGTGAGTGGAGCGGAATGGCTGGTACTCTGTGATACCAATGGCGGGACGTTGCCCCAGGAGGTGACCACGATCGTTTCCCAAGTGCAGCAATTCCTCGACTCCCTAGAGATTGGCACTCCCCTTGGTATTCACACCCACAATGATTGTGATGTGGCGGTGGCAAATACGATCGGGGCGGTTATGGCGGGCTGTCGGATGGTGCAGGGGACAATCAACGGCTATGGGGAGCGCTGTGGCAATGCCAATTTGTGTTCGGTAATGCCCATCTTGCAGTTGAAGTTGGGGTATGAATGCATCACGCCTGAGCAGATGATGGGGTTGACTAGCACGGCAAGGGAGATCAGCGAAATTGCCAATTTAGCTCCCAATGAACATGCACCCTTTGTAGGTCTATCAGCCTTTGCCCATAAGGGAGGAGTCCATGTCAGTGCTGTGGAGCGCAATCCCCTCACCTATGAACACATTCCACCAGCAGCGGTGGGGAATCATCGCCGTATTGTCATTTCGGAGCAGGCGGGGTTGAGTAATGTGTTGGCGAAGGCGCGCGCCTTTGGTCTTGACCTCGATCGGGGGGATGAGGCCTGTCGGGTGATCCTGCGCAAGATGAAGGAGCTAGAACAGATGGGCTACCAATTTGAGGCAGCGGAGGCCAGTTTTGAGTTGTTGATGCGCTCAGCCCTCGATCGTCGGCCCCACTTCTTCTACCTAGAGGACTTCCATGTCCATTGTCACGGGGAACATAACGGTCAGTTGACAGCCCTGGCTACAGTGAAAGTAGTGGTCAAGGGGGAAGAGCACCTCACAGCGGCGGAAGGGAATGGTCCTGTCTCTGCCCTCGATACTGCCCTGCGGAAGGCTTTAGTGGCGTTTTACCCCCAAATCGATCGGTTTCACCTCACGGACTACAAGGTGCGTATCCTCAACAGCAATGACGGAACAAGGGCAAAAACACGGGTGTTGATTGAATCCAGTAATGGCAACGATCGGTGGACGACGGTGGGAGTCTCCTGCAACATCATTGCTGCTTCCAGCATTGCCCTGGTGGAATCCCTGGAGTACGGCTTGTTAAAATTCTCAGATGCCCAGCCGCTGGTAAATGGTGTCTAGGTGCTTGAGGTGAGCGGTGGGGTCAAAGCAGTGGTCCAGTTCTGCGGGGGTGAGGTATTGCTGCACGATCGGGTCAGCACTGATGAGGGCACGGAAATTGCCTGCAGGATTGTTCCAGGCTTGGTGGGCATACTTCTGCACCAGGCGATAGCTGTCCTCTCGGCTCATCCCCTTTTGCACCAGTGCTAGTAACACCTGTTGACTGAAGACCACTCCCCCATAGCAAAACAAATTGCGCTCCATGTTGGCGGGATAGACCTGCAGATTCTGGATGAGGTCAATGATTTCCGTGAGCATGAAGTGAATGAGGATGCAGCAATCGGGCAACATGACCCGTTCGGGGGCAGAGTGAGATATATCCCGTTCATGCCACAGCGCCACATTTTCCACTGCTGTGAGGGCATAGCCCCTGAGCATCCGCGCCATGCCTGTCAGCCGCTCCGATCGGACGGGATTCCGTTTGTGGGGCATCGCCGACGAACCCTTTTGACCAGGAGCAAAATATTCCTCTACTTCCAGTACATCAGTACGTTGCAGATGGCGAATTTCCGTGGCAAAGCGTTCGATAGTGGCACCCAACAAAGCCATCACCTGCACAAATTCCGCATGCCGATCGCGGGAGATCACCTGGGTAGAGGCACAATCAGGAGTCAACCCCAACTTGCGACAGGCGATCGCTTCCACCTGGGGGTCCACATTGGCGTAGGTCCCCACTGCACCGGAAATTTTCCCCACGGCAATCATCTTGCTCAGATTGACCAAGCGTTCCCGTTGCCGCATTACCTCTGCTAGCCAGCCTGCCAATTTGAATCCAAACGTGATCGGTTCTGCCTGTACCCCGTGGGTCCTGCCCGCCATGATGGTGTAGCGATGTTGTTGGGCTTGGTAGCGGATAGTTTGAATTAACTTTTCCACCAACTCCAGAATCAACTGCAAGCTGCGGGTGAGTTGCAAAGATAAAGCCGTATCCAGGACATCAGAGCTTGTCAACCCCAGGTGAATATATCTGCCTGCGTCCCCCACATAC from Pseudanabaenaceae cyanobacterium SKYG29 includes the following:
- a CDS encoding nitrate ABC transporter ATP-binding protein (This model describes the ATP binding subunits of ATP-binding cassette (ABC) transporters for nitrate transport, or for bicarbonate transport, in bacteria and archaea.), which produces MDVAAPPGLDPQQSFVTFTDVSKVYPTPKGDYVVLKDINLSIAQGEFICVIGHSGCGKSTLLGMVSGFVQPTTGEVRVEGKRVTKPGPDRMVVFQNYALLPWLTVYENVFLAVDEVYKNRSLVEKEEIVRHHLAMVGLLEAMEKKPSQISGGMKQRVAIARALAIRPQVLILDEPFGALDAITKEELQEELLQIWQEQDCTVLMITHDIDEALFLADRLVMMTNGPAATIGEIVTIPFARPRDRTQIMEDPTYYSLRNYILDFLYNRFAHAE
- a CDS encoding DUF2997 domain-containing protein gives rise to the protein METLEFIIHPDGRVEERVTGIVGSTCEAVTAAIEEKLGSVIARELTSEHFAQQVTLTEVQTVSQW
- the purB gene encoding adenylosuccinate lyase, whose product is MIDRYTLPAMGQIWTESYKFQTWLDVEIAVCEAQAELGYIPPQAVEEIKAKAKFDPDRIAAIEAEVRHDVIAFLTNVNEYVGDAGRYIHLGLTSSDVLDTALSLQLTRSLQLILELVEKLIQTIRYQAQQHRYTIMAGRTHGVQAEPITFGFKLAGWLAEVMRQRERLVNLSKMIAVGKISGAVGTYANVDPQVEAIACRKLGLTPDCASTQVISRDRHAEFVQVMALLGATIERFATEIRHLQRTDVLEVEEYFAPGQKGSSAMPHKRNPVRSERLTGMARMLRGYALTAVENVALWHERDISHSAPERVMLPDCCILIHFMLTEIIDLIQNLQVYPANMERNLFCYGGVVFSQQVLLALVQKGMSREDSYRLVQKYAHQAWNNPAGNFRALISADPIVQQYLTPAELDHCFDPTAHLKHLDTIYQRLGI
- a CDS encoding DUF1257 domain-containing protein produces the protein MSHFTHIKTQIRHLEPLQQALTDLGIQWKQGETVRGYQGTTDRAEVVIPQANGYDIGFRWNGKEYALVADLQYWQQPWTVESFLQKVTQRYALQTVKSEALKQGFTLTEQQNLETGAVRVVLQRWHG
- a CDS encoding ferredoxin, encoding MDRTGFEPELGGALRQKYVYVDESTCIGCGHCAYVARNTFFLEEDYGRARVINQTGDNVALIQEAIDTCPVDCIAWVNERELALLEERRKHQVIPNIGLVGDNARRGHRATWNVDLL
- the cimA gene encoding citramalate synthase — protein: MKITIYDTTLRDGAQTEGLALSVEDKLKIARLLDRLGVDFIEGGWPGANPKDEEFFQRLRGEGLRHSRLVAFCATRRAGGQASSDPMFVPILAAQTEWITIFGKSWDLHVTEGLRTTLEENLAMIGDTIGFLRSQGRRVIYDAEHWFDGYKRNPDYALATLKTAAVSGAEWLVLCDTNGGTLPQEVTTIVSQVQQFLDSLEIGTPLGIHTHNDCDVAVANTIGAVMAGCRMVQGTINGYGERCGNANLCSVMPILQLKLGYECITPEQMMGLTSTAREISEIANLAPNEHAPFVGLSAFAHKGGVHVSAVERNPLTYEHIPPAAVGNHRRIVISEQAGLSNVLAKARAFGLDLDRGDEACRVILRKMKELEQMGYQFEAAEASFELLMRSALDRRPHFFYLEDFHVHCHGEHNGQLTALATVKVVVKGEEHLTAAEGNGPVSALDTALRKALVAFYPQIDRFHLTDYKVRILNSNDGTRAKTRVLIESSNGNDRWTTVGVSCNIIAASSIALVESLEYGLLKFSDAQPLVNGV